In a genomic window of Octadecabacter temperatus:
- the deoC gene encoding deoxyribose-phosphate aldolase — protein MQTTDPIKTHLPQVQEPRNDGIPLDLSWVKAVQANTSAIERRAATLPGRRSVKKDYQAAWLCKAISLMDLTTLSGDDSEGRVRRLCAKARQPVRADLLKALDMEGLTTGAICVYHDMVKTAVDALQGSGIPVAAVSTGFPAGLSPFHLRIAEIGESVSHGAEEIDIVITRRHVLQGNWQALYDEMAEMRAACGNAHVKAILATGELGSLRNVARASVVCMMAGADFIKTSTGKEPINATLPVTLTMIRAIRDYHDRTGIKVGYKPAGGISKAKDALVYLSMIKDELGDRWLQPDLFRFGASSLLGDIERQLEHHVTGGYSAGWRHAIG, from the coding sequence AGGTTCAAGAGCCCCGCAATGACGGAATCCCCTTGGATTTGTCATGGGTTAAGGCTGTCCAGGCGAATACGTCCGCAATAGAACGCCGCGCAGCTACCCTTCCTGGGCGTCGTTCCGTGAAGAAGGACTATCAAGCCGCTTGGCTGTGCAAGGCAATCAGCCTGATGGACCTTACGACATTGTCAGGTGACGACTCGGAAGGCCGCGTACGTCGTCTTTGCGCTAAGGCCCGCCAACCTGTTCGGGCAGACCTCCTTAAGGCCCTCGACATGGAAGGCCTGACCACAGGCGCGATCTGTGTGTATCATGATATGGTCAAAACCGCAGTCGACGCGCTGCAAGGGTCAGGCATTCCCGTGGCCGCTGTATCTACTGGTTTCCCCGCAGGTCTATCCCCGTTCCATCTGCGCATCGCCGAGATCGGCGAAAGCGTCAGCCACGGCGCCGAAGAAATCGACATCGTCATCACCCGCCGCCACGTCCTTCAAGGCAACTGGCAGGCCCTTTACGATGAAATGGCCGAGATGCGCGCTGCCTGCGGCAATGCCCATGTCAAAGCGATCCTTGCAACGGGCGAACTCGGCTCGTTGCGCAACGTCGCGCGTGCGTCGGTGGTTTGCATGATGGCTGGCGCTGACTTCATCAAGACCTCGACCGGCAAGGAACCCATCAACGCAACCCTGCCCGTGACCCTCACGATGATCCGCGCGATCCGTGACTACCATGACCGCACAGGCATTAAGGTCGGCTACAAACCCGCAGGTGGGATCAGCAAAGCCAAAGACGCATTGGTCTATCTATCCATGATCAAAGACGAACTTGGCGACCGCTGGTTGCAACCTGACCTGTTCCGTTTCGGCGCGTCATCCCTGCTCGGCGACATCGAACGGCAACTCGAACATCACGTCACTGGCGGATACTCCGCTGGTTGGCGTCACGCGATTGGATAA
- a CDS encoding aldehyde dehydrogenase family protein encodes MTVKDIFESMDYGPAPESASETLEWLADRGGIAGHYINGQWGPLRDDFASTNPATGAKLAGVTKGTADEVAKAVAAARKAQPKWAKDGAARARVLYAIARLMQKNSRLLAVMETLDNGKPIRESRDIDVPLAIRHFYHHAGFAQLMDEEMPNAEPLGVCGQIIPWNFPLLMLAWKIAPALAMGNTVVLKPAEYTSLSAMVFCEICTAAGVPPGVINIVTGDGETGAALVDADVDKIAFTGSTAVGRIIREQTAGSGKALSLELGGKSPYIVFDDADIDSAVEGLVDAIWFNQGQVCCAGSRLLVQEGIADRFYAKLRARMDGLRIGDPMDKCMDMGAIADVVQLEQIKAIVAANTSGEMYQCAAPEGCFYPPTLITGMSPADTLMQEEIFGPVLVACTFRTPAEAVEIANNTRYGLAASVWTENVNLALDIAPKLVSGIVWLNATNLMDAAAGFGGVRESGFGREGGWEGLQGYTKPKGKTSKVTAPTAFTTTDGTPADPLDRTAKLYIGGKQARPDSGYSEPVFNKSGKLLGHASLANRKDLRNAVEANAAATGWSKSTGHLRAQILYYIGENLSARADEFATRINQLTGGKSGTKEVDDAIQHLFTWAAWADKYDGAAKGVPIRGVALAMNEPVGNIAVLTDDTRPLMGLIEPLAPALAMGNRVTAVASQAFPLAATDFYQVLETSDVPAGVANILTGRHTDLAPHMAAHANIDAVWSFSTSDVSKVIEAKSAANLKRTWVNNATQRAWPSSTWRAQSTEVKTIWIPYGE; translated from the coding sequence ATGACAGTAAAAGACATCTTCGAATCCATGGACTACGGCCCTGCCCCTGAAAGCGCATCGGAAACGCTCGAATGGTTAGCGGATCGTGGCGGCATTGCAGGCCACTACATCAACGGGCAATGGGGCCCACTACGCGATGACTTTGCATCCACCAACCCCGCGACAGGCGCGAAGCTCGCAGGTGTCACCAAAGGCACCGCGGATGAAGTCGCCAAGGCTGTCGCAGCCGCACGCAAAGCCCAACCCAAGTGGGCGAAAGACGGTGCAGCGCGTGCGCGTGTCCTCTATGCAATTGCCCGCTTGATGCAGAAGAATTCGCGCCTGTTGGCCGTGATGGAAACCCTCGACAACGGCAAGCCGATCCGCGAAAGCCGCGACATCGACGTGCCACTCGCCATCCGCCATTTCTATCACCACGCGGGCTTTGCCCAGCTGATGGACGAGGAAATGCCAAACGCCGAACCCCTCGGCGTGTGTGGGCAAATTATTCCGTGGAACTTCCCGCTGCTGATGCTCGCTTGGAAAATCGCGCCCGCACTGGCGATGGGCAACACTGTTGTTCTTAAACCCGCCGAATACACCTCCCTGTCCGCAATGGTGTTCTGTGAAATCTGTACAGCCGCAGGTGTTCCGCCTGGCGTTATCAACATTGTCACTGGTGACGGCGAAACAGGTGCCGCGCTGGTCGACGCAGACGTCGACAAAATCGCTTTCACTGGCTCAACTGCCGTCGGCCGCATTATCCGCGAACAAACTGCGGGTTCGGGAAAAGCGCTTTCCTTGGAATTGGGCGGCAAGTCCCCCTACATAGTGTTTGACGACGCTGACATCGATTCCGCCGTAGAAGGTTTGGTCGACGCCATCTGGTTCAACCAAGGCCAAGTTTGCTGTGCGGGATCGCGCCTACTGGTCCAAGAAGGTATCGCTGATCGTTTCTACGCCAAACTACGCGCCCGAATGGACGGGCTTCGCATTGGCGATCCGATGGACAAGTGCATGGATATGGGTGCGATTGCTGACGTTGTGCAGCTTGAGCAAATCAAAGCCATCGTCGCCGCGAACACATCCGGCGAGATGTACCAATGCGCGGCCCCTGAGGGCTGCTTCTACCCACCAACGTTGATCACAGGAATGTCGCCCGCCGACACGCTGATGCAGGAAGAAATCTTTGGCCCCGTTCTGGTCGCCTGCACCTTCCGAACCCCTGCCGAGGCCGTGGAAATCGCTAACAACACCCGCTACGGGCTGGCAGCATCCGTGTGGACGGAAAACGTGAACCTCGCGCTGGATATCGCGCCCAAGTTGGTCAGCGGCATCGTCTGGTTAAACGCCACAAACCTCATGGATGCTGCTGCCGGTTTCGGCGGCGTGCGCGAGTCTGGCTTCGGGCGTGAAGGCGGGTGGGAAGGCTTGCAAGGCTACACCAAACCCAAAGGCAAGACCTCAAAGGTGACCGCCCCAACAGCTTTCACCACCACAGACGGCACGCCTGCCGATCCGCTGGATCGCACCGCAAAACTCTACATCGGCGGCAAACAAGCCCGCCCAGATAGTGGCTACTCTGAGCCCGTTTTCAACAAATCCGGCAAGCTGTTGGGCCACGCAAGCCTTGCGAACCGCAAAGACCTACGTAACGCGGTTGAAGCCAATGCCGCTGCAACAGGTTGGTCTAAATCCACAGGCCACCTGCGCGCGCAGATCCTGTATTACATCGGTGAGAACCTGTCCGCCCGCGCGGATGAGTTCGCAACCCGCATCAACCAACTGACGGGCGGCAAGTCCGGTACAAAAGAAGTCGATGACGCCATCCAGCATCTGTTCACATGGGCTGCATGGGCCGACAAATACGACGGCGCAGCTAAGGGTGTACCGATCCGTGGTGTCGCCTTGGCGATGAACGAACCTGTCGGAAACATCGCCGTTCTAACAGACGACACGCGCCCGCTTATGGGCCTGATCGAACCGCTGGCGCCCGCATTGGCAATGGGAAACCGCGTCACCGCCGTCGCCTCGCAGGCTTTCCCACTGGCCGCGACAGATTTCTACCAAGTGCTCGAAACCTCGGACGTGCCCGCTGGTGTCGCCAACATCCTTACAGGCCGTCACACAGACCTCGCGCCCCATATGGCGGCCCACGCCAACATCGACGCCGTCTGGTCCTTCTCGACCTCCGATGTCTCAAAGGTCATCGAAGCAAAATCTGCCGCTAACCTCAAACGCAC